TGGCCCAAAAGGTGATTTTGGTGTTAAATACAATATCAGTAACGGTGGGCCTGCTCCAGAAAAAGTAACAGAAGATATCTACGCCCGCAGCAAAGTAATTGACAAATACCAAATCTTGGATGCGCCAGATGTAGATTTAGATACCTTGGGTGAATCTCATCTGGGAGCAATGGTTGTCGAAGTCATCGATTCCGTGCAGGATTATGAAAAGTTAATGGAGTCTTTGTTTGATTTTGATCGCATTCGTCAACTTTTAACTTCTGGTAACTTCCGACTGTGCATAGATTCACTTCATGCGGTGACTGGCCCCTATGCCCATGCCTTGTTTGAGCATCGCTTAGGCGCACTGTCGGGAAGTGTGCGAAACAGTGTACCTTTGGAGGACTTTGGCGGCGGACATCCCGATCCAAATTTGGTGTATGCCCACGAATTAGTCGATATCCTTTATGGAGAAAATGCCCCAGACTTTGGAGCAGCTTCCGATGGCGATGGTGATCGCAATATGATTTTAGGGCGGAGATTTTTCGTTACCCCCAGCGATAGCCTAGCAATTTTAGCTGCCAATGCGAAGCTAGTTCCAGGATATCAGGCAGGTATAACAGGAGTAGCACGGTCTATGCCTACAAGTCAGGCAGTAGATCGAGTAGCAGCAAGGCTGGGAATTGACTGCTACGAAACACCCACTGGTTGGAAGTTCTTTGGCAATTTATTAGATGCAGATAAAGCGACTCTCTGTGGAGAAGAAAGCTTTGGCACTGGCTCCAATCATATTCGAGAAAAGGACGGGCTATGGGCAGTGTTATTCTGGCTGAATATTCTGGCAGTCAGACAACAATCTGTAGAAGAGATTGTTCGCGAACACTGGCAAACCTACGGACGCAACTATTATTCTCGTCATGATTATGAAGAAGTAGATGCCGAGGGAGCCAACACCTTAGTAGAACAACTGCGATCGCAAATCCCAAACCTGAAAGGAAAAAGATTTGGGAAGTATGAAGTTGAGTATAGTGATGACTTTAGCTACACCGACCCAGTTGATGGCAGCATTAGTCAAAAACAAGGCATTCGCATCGGCTTTACTGACGGCTCTCGCATTGTTTTCCGACTATCTGGTACGGGTACTCACGGTGCAACTTTG
This is a stretch of genomic DNA from Aulosira sp. FACHB-615. It encodes these proteins:
- a CDS encoding alpha-D-glucose phosphate-specific phosphoglucomutase, whose translation is MSSLDISTNIQTISTTPFADQKPGTSGVRKAVSIFQQPHYLENFIQSIFDTVGDLQGQTLVLGGDGRYYNRQAIQTILKMAAANGVGRVKVGQGGILSTPAVSCIIRKYKTLGGIILSASHNPGGPKGDFGVKYNISNGGPAPEKVTEDIYARSKVIDKYQILDAPDVDLDTLGESHLGAMVVEVIDSVQDYEKLMESLFDFDRIRQLLTSGNFRLCIDSLHAVTGPYAHALFEHRLGALSGSVRNSVPLEDFGGGHPDPNLVYAHELVDILYGENAPDFGAASDGDGDRNMILGRRFFVTPSDSLAILAANAKLVPGYQAGITGVARSMPTSQAVDRVAARLGIDCYETPTGWKFFGNLLDADKATLCGEESFGTGSNHIREKDGLWAVLFWLNILAVRQQSVEEIVREHWQTYGRNYYSRHDYEEVDAEGANTLVEQLRSQIPNLKGKRFGKYEVEYSDDFSYTDPVDGSISQKQGIRIGFTDGSRIVFRLSGTGTHGATLRVYLESYEPDTAKQNIDPQQALADLIAIADEIAQIRTFTGREQPTVIT